The following proteins are co-located in the Oncorhynchus gorbuscha isolate QuinsamMale2020 ecotype Even-year linkage group LG22, OgorEven_v1.0, whole genome shotgun sequence genome:
- the LOC124009815 gene encoding zona pellucida sperm-binding protein 3-like, giving the protein MGLMMANMLRLLFKQLVWFLLVKNFLISPALSNTYSTDTWQQLPRRTPQFDNRPRFKQPPLQQTVSRPVRVETVAVTCQSDSMEIVVKADLFKLGNLIDVDDLRLGVEQYQDQEPCRATASAAGDEYRIFAALSDCGTKYMLNEDSLIYANLLRYTPRTTPDGVIRMAGAVIPIECHYERKYSLDSSSLQPTRIPFTATVSAEDTLQFSLTLMTSDWLYERGSGVYFLGDLINIEASVRVAHHTRLRVFVSSCVATLDPDSNSVPRYVFIESDGCLMDSQLPGSRSGFMRRTQDNKLGFHIDAFRFHQGDRAELYITCHLMAVPVMDHAEPSNKACSFIDGRWRSADENDLLCGRCPSLSRQKGVVQAPAQRPLSPRLGGSQLEPRVYRNKSSASGDNWSIGMKAKKVWDQDTTLGPMMVLPSKQKSTPLSPRTSGGIYIPGFPASTGDRKPVSPGSRWRGMDFKRGPYFAQSQNEASPLGPRVGPNNEHGLVSSATYDGFIRQKELIAQRELEATPDPEMIPTPEPIGDLEVTTEKEGLGEEEDQYEIGTY; this is encoded by the exons ATGGGACTCATGATGGCAAACATGCTCAGGTTATTGTTCAAGCAACTGGTTTGGTTTTTACTTGTGAAAAACTTCTTAATCTCTCCTGCTTTGTCAAATACTTATAGCACTGACACATGGCAACAACTTCCAAGGCGAACACCGCAATTTGACAATCGTCCACGCtttaaacagcctccactccaACAAACAGTTTCAAGGCCAGTTCGAGTAGAAACTGTCGCTGTGACGTGCCAGTCAGACTCCATGGAGATAGTCGTGAAGGCTGATCTGTTTAAACTCGGTAATCTAATCGACGTGGATGACCTGCGACTTGGAGTTGAACAGTACCAAGACCAAGAGCCGTGTAGGGCTACAGCTTCAGCAGCCGGAGATGAGTACAGAATATTTGCAGCACTTTCGGACTGTGGAACCAAGTAcatg CTGAACGAAGACTCATTGATCTACGCAAACCTCCTCAGATATACACCCAGAACCACACCAGATGGCGTTATTCGAATGGCTGGTGCTGTAATCCCAATTGAGTGTCATTATGAAAG GAAGTACAGTTTGGACAGCTCTTCTCTCCAGCCGACCCGGATCCCTTTCACCGCCACAGTGTCTGCTGAAGACACCCTGCAGTTCTCACTGACGCTTATGACAA GTGACTGGCTCTATGAGCGGGGTTCTGGAGTCTACTTCCTGGGTGATCTCATCAACATTGAGGCGTCTGTCAGGGTTGCTCACCACACCAGGCTCAGGGTCTTTGTTAGCAGCTGCGTGGCCACACTGGACCCTGATAGCAACTCTGTCCCCAGATATGTCTTCATTGAGAGTGATGG GTGCTTGATGGATTCCCAGCTGCCTGGTTCCCGCTCTGGTTTCATGCGTAGAACCCAGGACAACAAGCTCGGGTTCCACATTGATGCCTTTAGGTTCCACCAGGGGGACAGGGCAGAG CTGTACATCACTTGCCACCTTATGGCAGTCCCTGTCATGGACCATGCAGAGCCTAGCAACAAGGCATGCTCCTTCATTGATGGCAG ATGGAGGTCTGCTGATGAGAATGATTTGCTATGTGGGCGTTGTCCAAGCCTGAGTAGACAGAAGGGCGTTGTTCAAGCTCCAGCACAACGTCCCCTCAGTCCAAGACTAGGTGGTAGCCAACTTGAACCTCGTGTCTACCGCAACAAATCCTCAGCCTCTGGTGACAATTGGAGTATTGGGATGAAGGCCAAGAAAG TATGGGACCAGGATACTACTTTGGGCCCCATGATGGTCCTCCCAAGTAAACAGAAGAGCACACCTCTATCTCCACGGACGAGTGGAGGTATCTATATACCTGGCTTCCCTGCCTCAACAGGGGACAGGAAGCCCGTATCACCTGGCAGTCGTTGGCGTGGCATGGACTTCAAGAGAG GACCTTATTTCGCCCAATCCCAAAATGAGGCTAGTCCCTTGGGCCCAAGGGTCGGACCCAACAACGAGCACGGTCTCGTTAGCTCTGCAACATATGATGGCTTCATCAGGCAGAAAGAACTAATCGCCCAACGAG AGCTGGAGGCCACTCCAGACCCTGAGATGATTCCTACACCTGAGCCCATTGGAGACCTTGAGGTTACCACAGAGAAAGAGGGTCTGGGTGAAGAGGAGGATCAGTATGAGATTGGAACCTATTGA